In a genomic window of Candidatus Eisenbacteria bacterium:
- the purM gene encoding phosphoribosylformylglycinamidine cyclo-ligase: MRYRDAGVDIARSDQVKDAMAKSVRATWTDAVRPLPGGFAGVIDWPGGPPLLAATMDGVGTKLHLALECGRVGDAAADLVYHGADDLLVHGARPLAFLDYIAQSRLDAAVVLDVVQGLSRACSEVGAVLLGGETAQMPDTYLPGVVDVAGCMLGAVMPGKLLGVDAARPGDRLLGLGSSGLHTNGYSLARRILDSSGLDRRSPLPGGNGESLEDALLAPHRWYGPTLLPLIEASRVRALAHVTGGGIAGNLKRVLPEGSRAQVDTAAWPRPALFRWLQALGRVPEEDAREAFNLGIGMIVVCAPEEASAVAADLERAGEHVWPLGDVVEGEREVVWT; this comes from the coding sequence ATGCGCTACCGCGACGCGGGAGTGGACATCGCGCGCTCTGACCAGGTGAAGGACGCGATGGCGAAGTCGGTGCGCGCCACCTGGACCGACGCGGTGCGTCCGCTGCCCGGCGGCTTCGCCGGCGTCATCGACTGGCCGGGAGGGCCGCCGCTCCTGGCGGCGACCATGGATGGCGTGGGCACCAAGCTGCACCTGGCGCTCGAATGCGGGCGAGTGGGCGACGCTGCGGCCGACCTCGTCTATCACGGAGCCGACGACCTGCTGGTCCACGGCGCCCGTCCGCTGGCATTCCTCGATTACATCGCGCAGTCCCGGCTCGACGCCGCGGTGGTGCTGGACGTGGTGCAGGGACTTTCGCGAGCGTGCAGCGAGGTCGGCGCGGTGCTGCTCGGCGGCGAGACCGCACAGATGCCCGACACGTATCTGCCCGGCGTCGTCGACGTGGCGGGATGCATGCTCGGCGCCGTGATGCCTGGGAAGCTGCTCGGTGTCGACGCGGCCCGGCCCGGCGACCGGCTCCTCGGCCTCGGGTCGTCGGGCCTCCACACCAATGGGTATTCACTGGCGCGCAGGATCCTGGACTCCTCGGGCCTCGACCGGCGCTCGCCGCTGCCCGGAGGGAACGGAGAATCGCTGGAAGACGCGCTGCTGGCGCCGCACCGCTGGTACGGGCCCACGCTGCTCCCGCTGATCGAGGCGTCCCGCGTGCGCGCGCTCGCGCACGTGACGGGAGGCGGCATCGCGGGGAACCTGAAGCGCGTGCTGCCCGAAGGCTCCCGCGCGCAGGTCGACACGGCGGCATGGCCGCGTCCAGCGCTGTTTCGGTGGCTTCAGGCCCTGGGCCGCGTGCCCGAAGAGGACGCGCGCGAGGCCTTCAATCTCGGGATCGGCATGATCGTGGTGTGCGCTCCGGAAGAGGCGTCGGCCGTGGCCGCCGATCTCGAGCGCGCGGGCGAACACGTGTGGCCCCTGGGTGACGTGGTGGAGGGCGAGCGCGAAGTGGTCTGGACGTAG